Proteins co-encoded in one Phycodurus eques isolate BA_2022a chromosome 14, UOR_Pequ_1.1, whole genome shotgun sequence genomic window:
- the hif1aa gene encoding hypoxia inducible factor 1 subunit alpha a has product MDTGIVPEKKRVSSERRKEKSRDAARCRRGKESEVFYELAEQLPLPHSVSSSLDKASVMRLTISYLRMRKLLGTDELKAEEESELDTQLNSSYLKALEGFLMVLSEDGDIIYLSENVNKCLGLAQFDLTGHSVYDFTHPCDQEELREMLVHRTGSKKAKEPNTERTFFLRMKCTLTSRGRTVNVKSATWKVLHCAGHVRLHSGLNEQTAEDHKEPRVPYLVLICDPIPHPSNIEVPLDAKTFLSRHTMDMKFTYCDERITELLGYDPEDLLDRSVYEYYHALDSDHLTKTHHNLFAKGQVSTGQYRMLAKRGGFVWVETQATVIYNNKNSQPQCVVCVNFVLSGIQEEKLILSLEQTEDVKPVKEEQQDDGKVVVENCPLEKSATLLKKKEKEEEKAAELDVIKLFTQTPEPKPVTSLYDQLKEEPEALTLLAPAAGDTIISLDFTCPDSDIQLLKDVPLYNDVMLPATSEKLALPLSPLPPSEPLGVDVAAVNGKSENYARPTATSTTSHSTAEVTPPLDFCLTMDPDISDFKLDLVEKLFAIDTQPKTPFTTQTMEDLDLEMLAPYIPMDDDFQLRSVSPEQPLSCGPVKSLENSPAQATQDLHNYLGLPVSTPGGGSTSPAPPESVSAPPTSSVFIKRTPQLDKEASLRTLAAQNAQRKRKLDDIGEIVGQETLPMENVEQGKKLKAELGTIQTVLLLPSDLASCLLGSTSDATSSLLNLPQLTRYDCEVNAPLQGRQYLLQGEELLCALDHTN; this is encoded by the exons ATGGACACAGGAATTGTACCTGAAAAGAAACG GGTGAGCTCGGAGCGAAGGAAGGAGAAGTCAAGGGATGCGGCGCGATGTCGGCGCGGGAAGGAGTCGGAGGTGTTTTACGAACTCGCCGAACAGCTGCCGTTGCCTCACAGTGTCAGCTCCAGCTTAGACAAGGCCTCTGTCATGAGGCTCACAATCAGCTACCTGCGCATGAGGAAATTGCTCGGCACTG ATGAGCTGAAAGCAGAGGAAGAGAGCGAGTTGGACACACAGTTGAACAGCTCCTATTTAAAAGCTCTGGAGGGCTTTCTCATGGTGTTGTCAGAAGATGGCGATATCATTTATCTCTCTGAGAATGTTAACAAGTGCCTTGGCCTGGCACAG TTTGACTTGACTGGACACAGCGTGTATGACTTCACACACCCTTGTGACCAGGAGGAGCTGAGGGAGATGCTGGTTCACAGAACAG GCTCCAAAAAGGCAAAGGAACCAAACACAGAGCGCACCTTCTTCCTTCGAATGAAGTGCACACTCACTAGCCGGGGCCGCACTGTCAATGTCAAGTCTGCTACATGGAAG GTGCTCCACTGCGCCGGCCATGTGCGCTTACACAGTGGCCTCAATGAGCAGACTGCCGAGGACCACAAGGAGCCACGGGTTCCTTATCTGGTGTTGATCTGTGATCCTATTCCACACCCTTCCAACATTGAGGTCCCTCTGGATGCCAAGACGTTTCTCAGTCGCCACACAATGGATATGAAGTTCACATATTGTGATGAGAG AATTACTGAGCTTTTGGGATATGACCCAGAGGACCTGTTGGATCGTTCTGTGTACGAGTACTATCACGCTCTCGACTCAGACCACCTCACCAAGACTCATCACAACT tGTTTGCAAAAGGCCAGGTTAGCACAGGCCAATACCGGATGCTGGCCAAGAGAGGAGGGTTTGTGTGGGTGGAGACACAAGCAACTGTCATCTACAATAATAAGAACTCTCAGCCACAATGTGTGGTCTGTGTCAACTTTGTTCTCAG CGGCATCCAGGAAGAGAAACTGATCTTGTCTCTGGAGCAGACAGAAGATGTCAAGCCTGTAAAAGAGGAGCAGCAGGATGACGGAAAGGTTGTTGTGGAGAACTGCCCACTGGAGAAGTCGGCAACCCTGCtgaaaaagaaggagaaagaggaggaaaaggCCGCGGAGCTGGATGTCATCAAGCTGTTTACACAAACGCCTGAGCCAAAGCCAGTGACCAGCTTGTATGATCAGCTGAAGGAAGAGCCCGAGGCCCTGACTCTGCTGGCCCCAGCAGCTGGAGACACCATCATCTCCCTGGACTTCACCTGCCCTG ATTCTGACATTCAGCTGCTGAAAGACGTGCCTCTCTACAATGACGTGATGCTTCCTGCCACTAGTGAAAAGCTGGCATTGCCTCTTTCCCCTCTGCCGCCCAGTGAGCCCCTCGGTGTCGATGTCGCCGCTGTGAATGGGAAAAGTGAAAACTATGCCCGACCCACAGCCACGTCAACAACCAGCCACAGCACAGCAGAG GTTACTCCTCCTCTGGATTTTTGCTTAACCATGGACCCGGACATCTCTGACTTCAAACTAGACTTAGTGGAGAAGCTTTTTGCCATTGATACACAACCCAAGACCCCCTTTACCACACAG ACAATGGAGGACTTGGACCTAGAAATGTTGGCTCCCTACATCCCCATGGATGACGACTTCCAGCTGCGCAGTGTGAGCCCCGAACAGCCACTGTCTTGCGGACCTGTCAAATCCCTCGAGAACTCCCCTGCCCAAGCCACGCAGGATCTCCATAACTATCTCGGCCTGCCTGTCAGTACGCCAGGTGGTGGCAGCACTTCCCCGGCACCACCCGAGTCAGTTTCTGCTCCCCCCACTTCCTCTGTCTTCATTAAGAG AACACCACAATTGGACAAGGAAGCGTCCCTCCGCACCCTGGCAGCTCAAAATGCACAGCGCAAAAGAAAACTGGATGACATAGGAGAAATTGTTGGCCAG GAAACTTTGcccatggaaaatgtggaacaAGGGAAAAAACTGAAGGCTGAGTTGGGCACAATCCAAACTGTACTTCTGCTGCCTTCAG ATTTGGCGAGTTGCCTGTTAGGCAGCACATCAGACGCCACCTCATCACTGTTGAACCTGCCGCAGCTCACCCGCTACGACTGCGAGGTCAACGCCCCCTTGCAGGGCCGCCAGTATTTGCTGCAGGGGGAGGAGCTTCTGTGTGCGTTGGACCACACCAACTGA